The segment AACAAGCAACTTAAAATCGTTTTTTATGTGTGATACTTTAAAAGAGGATTTATTTAAAGCTGCCGGCGATGAAGATAAGACGAAATCTTTAGTTAAGCGGTTTTGCTTGACGCACCTTTTAGGAAAAAATCCATATGACTTAAGCGACGGAGAACTTATGCGTGCAGCGATCGTTAAGATTTTGCTGCATGAAGTAGACGTGTTGATGCTGGACGAACCGACAAAGGGAATAGATGCATTTTCAAAGATAAATTTAAGAGACATCTTAAAAGAATTCTGCAAAAAGGGAAAAGCAGTAGTTATAGTCACTCACGATCTAGAATTTGCAGCTGAATGCGCAGATAGGTGCGCAATGATGTTTTTAGGGGAGATAATCTGCTCAAGTGAGACAAAAGAATTCTTTGCAGGCAATAATTTTTATACAACACAGGTCAACCGCATAACCAGAGGCATACTTGATAACTGTGTTACTATTAAGGATTTTTTAGAATATGTATAAGCTGCTTAAAATATTAAAAACGGTAACGATGCTAGCCGTTCCGATAGTACTAACGCTTTTTGCCATATTAAATTTAAAAGAGACTTCTATTTTAAGCCTCTTAGTTGTACTTACGGCACTCATAACTTTTTTTGCATTTTTTGAGTTTAAGCATATTCGGGCAAGGGACTTAATGCCAATAGTGTGCCTGACTGCGCTCTCAGTTGCCGGAAGAATGATATTTGTTGCAATCCCCAATTTTAAACCGGTTCTGGCAATAGCGATAATAGCAGGGATCTGTTTTTCGCGGGAAAGCGGTTTTTTAGTAGGAGCTTTAAGTGCGCTTATATCCAATATGTTTTTAGGCCAGGGGGTATGGACTCCATGGCAGATGTATGCATGGGGAATGGTCGGATATCTGGCCGGAGTATTAAACGATTCAGGATTTTTTAAAAAGAATCTTTATATATATATTTTTAGTGTAATGGCAGCCATGTTAAGCAATTTTTTATTAAACACATGGTACATATTTTCTTTTATAACACCTATTACGATAAAGAGCGCACTGGCAGCGTATGCCTTGGCTCTTCCTTTCGATATATCATTTGCTGTATCTTCACTCTTTTTCTTAATTTTAATTTTAGTTCCCTGGAAAAATAGGCTTTTTAGAATAAAACAAAAATACGATATAATGAACAAAAATACCTTTTAATAAAAAGTTTAAAATAATTGTAAAGAACTTACAATCATATATGATATAATAATAAGATTTAAAGGGTATATAAATCATAAAGGCAGGATATGAAGTTGAAAGATTTTGTGACTTTTAACAAGGTTTCTAAATTTTATACCATGGGTGAAAATCGTATAGCGGCGGCAAATAAAGTTACTTTTTCGATTGACAAAGGTGAATTTGTCGTTATTGTCGGCCATTCTGGTGCAGGAAAAACAACGGTTTTGAACATGCTAGGCGGAATGGACACATGCGACGAAGGAGATATCACGGTAGACGGGAATGTAATCAGCTATTACAACCAAAAGCAGCTGATTTTCTACCGCAGATACGAAGTGGGCTTTGTATTTCAGTTCTATAACCTGATTCAGAATTTAACCGCTATTGAAAATGTGGAATTAGCGGCGGAATTATGTAAAGAGCCGCTTAATGCAAAAGAGACTTTAGAAAAAGTAGGATTAAAAGATAGGCTCAATAATTTTCCGGCACAGCTTTCTGGCGGGGAACAGCAGCGCGTCGCAATAGCGCGTGCCCTTGCGAAGAATCCAAAGATACTGCTCTGCGATGAACCTACCGGGGCACTTGATTATTTAACGGGGAAGACTATATTAAAACTTTTGCAGGACACTTGCAGGGAAATGGGAAAGACCGTTATAGTAATAACGCACAACCAGGCTATTACGGGTATGGCGGATAGAATTATAAAGATAAAGAGCGGGGAAGTAAAAGATATAATTATTAATGAGAATCCTCTTAGCGTCGAAAGGATAGAATGGTAGGTTGAAAAAGACTTATTCAAAAAATATTTTCCGCGAAGTAAAAGGAAGCTTTAGCAGATTTCTGGCAATTTTGGCTATTGTTGCGCTTGGGACAGGGTTTTTAGCTGGGCTGATGGCTACCGCCCCTGACATGAAGATATCTGTCGATTCATATTATCGTGAACTTAACATGATGGATCTAAGGATAGTATCGACGATGGGCTTAACTCAAGGGGACGTAAGCGCTGTTTCAAACGTCGCAGGGGTTGAGGCTACTATGCCTTCTTATACCTTAGATGCACTAGTGTCAAATAATTCTAACGAAACGATGGCGGCCAGGATACACAGTTTACCAGACGATACATCTGAAGATAATGAAGGATATCAAAACAGGGTAGTTTTAAAGAGCGGAAGAATGCCTGAGAATGCAGGAGAGTGCGTTTTAAGAGAGCAAAGTGTACAGAGCTTTGAAATAAATATAGGCGACACATTAACTTTAAGCGACCAAAATGACAATTTGGATTCATTTAATACAAAGACTTTTACAGTAGTAGGCACAGTAGACAGTTCTTATTATATGTCTGCCGAAACAGAGACTACTGATATAGGAAATGGCAGTATTGGTATCATAATTTTTACAACTGAAGATGCCTTTAATTTAAGCTGTTATACGGAAATATATGTAACGGCATCGGGTACACAGGATATTTATGCATTCACTGAAGGCTATGATGACTTAATAGACAGGTTAAAGGATAACATCGAAAATATAAAAGGCAGCCGCGAGAAAACCAGATACACTGAAATCTTAGATGAGGCAAATGCGAAATTAAGTGATGCAAAAGAAAAATATAATGAGGCCAAAGAAAAAAGCGACACAGAATTAAACAGCGCGAAGAAGAAACTAGATGCAGCTGAAGCAGAAATTGAAACGCAGGAAAATACATTAGATGAAAATGAAGCAAGCCTTTTAAGTGTAAAAGAAGAGCTTAACAATAATATTTCAGATTTTAATGAAAAAACAGCCTCCCTTAAAAATTTAGCAGAGTTAAAACAGCAGTTAGATTTATTAAAGCCAGATGCTGAAAGCTTAATAGCCCTGCAGGAATCTGGCACGGCTTTAACTGAGGAACAGCAGGCGATTGTAGACAATTACCAGCAGTTGAAAGCCACGTACGATGCGGCAGTATCTTCGCTTACTAGCGAAGAGATTGCGCTTATAAGCGATGAAACTGCGCTTAACCAGATGATAGACACTACAAATGCGCAGTTTGATGCGTCTGAAAAACAGATTGAAGAAGGGCTTTCCCAGATAGAGACAGGTAGGGAGGAGCTAAACGATGCAAAAGATGAACTTAATGAAAGCAAAGCTCAATATAATAACGCGGAACTTGAAGCTAAAAGAGAACTGGATACCGCACTTAATGAGATAAACCAGGCGCAGGAGGACATAGATAACATTGAAATGCCTGAGTGGTATATCCTAGACCGGAATTCCAATGTAAGCTATGTAAGCTTTAGCGGAAATACAGAAAAAATAGCAGCAATAGCAACTGTCTTCCCGATAATGTTCTTTTTAGTGGCGGCACTGGTTTCATTAACGACTATGACACGGATGGTAGATGAACAGCGTATGCAGATAGGGACTCTAAAAGCCCTTGGTTTAAGTAACGGCAGTGTAATACTTAAATATGTATTGTATGCGGGTGTTGCAAGTATAGTTGGGTCTGTTATAGGGCTGGCTCTAGGTTTTTGGATATTGCCTTCGGTAATTTGGACGACGTATGACATGATGTACGTACTCCCCGAACTTAAGGTAGAGTTCCATTTGCAGTATGCTTTGATAGCGTCTATTGCGGCAATTGCATGTACGACAGGGGCAACAGTCTTAGCTTGCTTAAGCAACTTATCAGAATGCCCTTCAATGCTCATGTTGCCTCGTGCTCCAAAGGCCGGTAAACGCGTATTTTTAGAATATATAAAGCCGCTCTGGCGAGCTTTTAACTTTAAGCAAAAAATAACCGCAAGAAATATACTAAGATACAAAAGGCGCTTCTTTATGACTATTATAGGAGTTGCCGGATGTTGTGCCCTCTTGTTAACGGGCTTTGGGCTTAAGGATTCTATTAAAGATATAGTAACAAATCAATTTAATGATATTTTTAAATATAACTTAGTAATAGGATTAGATGACGGTACCGAAACTCCAAACGAGTTAAAAACAATACTTGAGGATGAGGATATAACCAGCGATTACCTTTATTTTTCACAGCAAAGTGCAAATGCTGATAATAACGGTGTTGAGAAAGAACTTTATTTAATAGTGCCCAGTGATGACAGCAAGCTTGAAGATTTTATAACGTTTAAACACCGAACTGATAATGGGGAGGTATCATTTGGAGACGATGATACAGTTATTGTAACGGAGAAATTTGCCGAACAGCTTGGCTTAAGTGCGGGGGATACGTTCGAAATAACAAACAGCGATGATGAATCTGCAACTTTTACAGTTGGGGGCATCACTGAAAATTACGTAAGAAACTATGTATATATGACGCAAGATTGTTATGAAAACGCGTACAATACTTCTCTTAATTATTCTATGATAATGGCCAAATCCACTGCCGATACAGATGAAGCAAGGGATAAAGAAAGCACACAGCTTCTTAAGATAGACGATGTTTCTTCAGTCCAGTTTACTGCTGATATAAGCAAATCTTTTAAAGATATATTGGAAAGCATCGATTATGTCGTACTTGTTTTGATAATATCTGCGGGGATGCTTGCGTTTATAGTACTTTATAACTTGATAAATATAAATATTTCGGAAAGGCAGACTGAGATAGCAACTATTAAAGTACTTGGTTTTACCGATGGCGAGGTTGCCTCATATATATACACAGAGGCGGCGATATTAACTATAATCGGGATAATATTAGGCCTGTTTTTAGGGATAGCGCTGCATACATTTGTCGTTAGGACGGCCGAGGTGGACATAATTATGTTCTCGCGTGAAATAAAAGCTTTAAGTTTTGTCTGGTCAGCTGTATTAACCGCAGTATTTTCTGTATTGGTTGGGGTCATAGTTTACCATAAACTTAAAAAGATAAATATGGTAGAGTCGCTAAAAGCGCCAGAATAATAAAACCAAAGATTGAACATCATATAAAAATAAAATGGAAAGGAATATTAAACTATGGAAAAGACGTTGGTTATTGAGGGAATGTCCTGTTCGCATTGCAGCGACAGAGTTGAAAAGGCACTGAATGCAATAAAAGGTGTAAGTGCAAAAGTGGACTTAAACAATAAACTGGCACGCTTAGAAGTGGATGAAAACGTCGATATGGACGAAGTAGTAAATGCGGTCATAGATGCTGGGTATAGTGTTGCCGCTGTCAAGTAGGTATAAATATAAAAAAGGCATGAGACTTCATGCCTTTTTTTATTTATGTTCATTTAAATATTTTTTTATCTTACTAAAAGTTTCCTGGCTTATTATATGTTCTATCCTGCATGAATCAGCATGCGCAGTATCCGAATCAAGGCCTAGGGTTTTCATCAGGAACTCCGCTATCTGGCAGTGCCTGTCGTAGATTTCGTTTGCTTTTTTTTCTCCTTCGGGAGTAAAGTCTATACTGCCGTCTCCATTGACAGTAATAAGCTTATTTTTCTTAAGTATACTGACGGCACGGCTTATGCTAGGCTTAGCATAATTTAGTTTTTTGGCAATATCAATAGAGCGGACTTTTGAATGGGCCTGCTTTAAAATTAAAATAGTTTCTAAATAGTTTTCACCGGATTCATGCATTGAATAAACTCACTTCTTGTTATTATCTTAAAATATATTAGCATATTGCTAAAAAACATTCAAATTTATTTTAAGACAGCCTTGACTTAAAATCATTGTAGCCAAATTCTTTAATGAGGGTGGTGCCGTTTTTATTAACAACATATATAGACGGCAGGTTTATACCGTTAAAGGTGTTGTTTTTAACCATAGAATAGTGCGCCATATCGCAAAAAACTAGCTTGTCACCTGCATTTAAAGGTTTGTCAAAAGAATAATCGCCGATTATATCCCCGGCTAAACAAGTAGGCCCGCCTAAACGGTAAGTATATTTTTTTTCGTTGGGTATGCCACTTCCTATGATATCCGGCCGGTACGGCATTTCCAGTACATCCGGCATATGGCAGGCAGCAGAGGTATCTAAAACAGCAATGCTAAGGCCGTTATCAAAAGTTTCAAGCACAGTCGATACTAAAAAACCGGCGTTTAAAGCTACGGCTTCTCCGGGTTCCAAATAAACGCTAAGGTTATACTTATCCCTAAAATACTCTATGCAGGAGTTAAGTGTGTCTATGTCGTAATCCTGCCTTGTTATATGGTGGCCGCCACCAAAGTTTATCCACTCCATATAATATAAATACTTGCCGAATTTTTCTTCTGCGGCTTTAAGAGTCTTTTTAAGATCATCTGCATTTTGTTCGCAAAGTGTATGGAAATGAAGGCCGGTTATACCATCTAAGAGGTCTTCTCTAAAATTGCTTATAGTAACTCCAAGGCGTGAAAATGGTGCACACGGGTCGTAAATTGTGTGGCTTTGAGTAGAACACTCAGGGTTTATCCGTATACCGCATTTTGCATTTGATTTTAAAGCCCGGTTTTTAAACTTGGTCCATTGGGCAAAGGAGTTAAATATTATATGGTCGCATATTGAGGCAATTTCATTAAATTCGCTGTCTTGATATACAGGGGAAAATATATGAGTTTCCTTACCCATTTCCTCGTGCCCTAGCTTTGCTTCGAAAAGCCCGCTAGCAGCAGTTCCGCTTAGGTATTTTCCTATAAGCGGATAAAAGAAGAACATGGAAAATGCCTTTTGTGCGAGCAAGATTTTAGCACCAGTCTTATCTGAGACCTGCTTTAATATCTCAAGATTTTTTTTAAGCAGCGTTTCATCAACTATATAGCAGGGAGTTTTCAACGCCGCTAAATCAAAGTTCAGCTTCATTTTATCAATCCACTAATTCCGGGTCAAAGGATTCCTTCCAAGGAAGCCCCCATTTGTTAAGAGCATCCATAAACGGATCCGGATCGAATTCTTCTATATTGTGGACACCGGGTTTATTCCATTTGCCGGTTATAATCATCATTGCGCCTATCATAGCAGGTACGCCTGTCGTATAAGAAATAGCCTGCGAACCCACCTCGCGATAACATTCCTGATGGTCGCATACGTTGTATAGATAATAGGTCCTTTCCTTGCCGTCTTTAATGCCTTTAAAGATACATCCTATATTTGTCTTTCCTTTTGTCCTTGGGCCAAGAGATGCAGGGTCAGGAAGGACTGCTTTTAAAAACTGAAGCGGAACTATTTCTTTGCCTTCAAATTCTATTGGTACAATAGACGTCATACCCACATTTTCAAGGCACTTTAAGTGCGTTAAATAGTTTTGGGAAAAAGTCATAAAAAACCTTATGCGTTTTATGCCGCGTATGTTTAATGCCAGTGATTCAAGTTCTTCGTGATGTAATAGGTACATATCCTTTTTGCCTATTTCAGGGAAATTGTAAACGCGCTTTATTTCCATAGGCTCTGTTTCAATCCATTTTCCGTTTTCCCAGTAGCTGCCTTTGGCGCTGACTTCCCTTATGTTTATCTCAGGGTTGAAATTTGTAGCAAAAGGATATCCGTGGTCTCCGGCGTTTGCATCTAAAATATCTATATAATTTATTTCGTCAAAATAGTGTTTTTGTGCATAAGCAGAAAAGACACTGGTGACGCCAGGGTCAAACCCGCTCCCGAGCAGTGCTGTAATTCCGGCTTGTTGGAAGCGTTCCCGGTATGCCCACTGCCATTTATATTCAAACTTAGCCGTATCAAGAGGCTCGTAGTTTGCAGTATCTAAATAATTTGTTTTAGTTGCAAGACATGCATCCATAATAGTTAAGTCTTGATATGGCAGAGCAAGGTTCATGACTATGTCTGGTTTGAATTCGTTTATCAACTTTATAAGCTCTGGCACATTATCGGCATCTACTTTTCTGGTTGAGATCTTTGTTTTAGAGCCTTTCAGCTTTTCTTTTAAAGCATCACACTTGCTCTTTGTACGGCTCGCTATCAAAATCTCTTCAAATACATCGCTTATTTGGCAGCATTTGTGGATGGCAACACTGGCAACTCCGCCGCAGCCGATTATCAAGGCTTTTCCCATTTTTAATTCTCCTTAAAGTAATATAAATCTATTTTTTACTGATAGCTAAAATCAATTCACGAAGTACTTTTAACGCAACTGCTGTCGAAGCACCGCTTTGGTCGTAAGTTGGTGAGAGCTCGTTTAAATCACATCCAACGATGTTTAGACTTGACACCTTTAAAATAGCATCTAGCAGCTCTAAAAACGAAACTCCGCCTGCTTCCGGAGTCCCTGTCCCGGGGAAAACCGAAGGGTCCAGTATATCTAAGTCTATCGTTAAATAAACAGGTTTGCCGCTAAGTTTTAATATTAAATCGCAAAGCCCGCTAAAATCAAACTTTTGCATACTTACATGACGGGCAGCCCATTCAAATTCCGATTTATCGCCGGAGCGTATACCAAACTGAAAGATTTTATTGTCTCCAGTTAATTCCCAAATTCGCCGTAAGACAGTTGCATGCGAAAGTTTTTCTCCTAAATAATCGTCTCTTAAATCTGCATGCGCGTCAAAATGTATTATGTGAAGATCAGGATATTTTTTTACAAAAGCACGTACAGCGCCTAAAGTTACTAAATGCTCGCCGCCAATCATCAATGGGAGTTTCCCGCTTAAAATCAGCGTTTGAGTAAATTTTTCAATATCATTAAGAGCAAGGACAGTGTTGCCGAAACAAAGATCTAAGTCTCCTGCGTCAAAAACCTTTATATCCTCTAAATCTAAGTCTTGATACGGGCTAAACGTCTCAATACTATATGATTCTGCTCTCATCACCCTGCTAGCAAAACGCGCACCAGGGCGATATGACGCAGTAGAATCAAAGGGGGCACCGAATAAAACGATATTTGATTTGCTGTATTCATTGTCGCACCCTAAAAAGGTCTGAATGTTTTTACTCAACATCTTCCAAAATCTCCTCAACATAATTTGGCAATGCGAACGAACCTAAATGAAGGTTGGTGTTATAGTATTTTGTCTTTATATTAAGAGAATTCCACTTTTTAGCATCTAAATCCTTTATGGGGCTATATATCTTGGAAGCAAAACCAAACAGCCAATGCCCGGAAGGGTATGTCGGTATATGTGCCTGATACACGCGGCTTATAGGAAAAGATTCTACAATGCGCTTATGTGCACGCTGCATAGCAAGAGCATCTGCTTCATAAAACGGGCTTTCCTGCTGGTTGACCATTATGCCGTCTTCCTTTAGCGCTTTAAAACAGTTGCCGTAAAATTCTTTGGTGAAAAGCCCTTCTCCGGGGCCAAATGGGTCTGTTGAGTCTATTATTATAAGATCATATTCATTGACGCACTTCCTTATAAATTTAAGCCCGTCCTGATAGTATATAGTAACTCTTTTATCTTCCAGGCAGCATGAAGTCTGCGGAAGGTATTTTTTGCATATGTTAACTACCATCTCGTCTATCTCAACTAAATCTATTTTTTCGATAAAGTCATACTTAGCAAGTTCACGTACAGCGCCTCCATCTCCCGCACCTATAACGAGAACGTTTTTGACATTTTTATGTACTGCCATGGCAGGGTGGACTATCATTTCATGGTATATAAACTCATCTTTTTCCGTTAGCATCATATATCCATCCAGAGTTAAAAAACGCCCGAACTCAGGTGAATCGAAAACATCTATCCGCTGAAATTCGCTTTTAACAGAAATAATCTGGGAATCTACTTTGATAGACAGTTTAACGTTTTTCGTATGTTTTTCAGAAAACCAAAGTTCCATTTATTTAATCTCCTTTCAAAACGTTTATATACTCCATGTTTTCATCTTGTGTTCCTAATAAAAAAGAACCTTTTTGTTTGGCATATAAAATGTATTCAATGATTTCTTTTGTTATTTCCTCACCGGGAGCTAATACCGGTATTCCGGGAGGGTAGCACATGGCAAATTCACTGCATATGCGGCCGGCGCTGCTTTTAAGGGCAACACTTTCATGAGGTGCGTAAAAAGCATCCTGTGGCGCAACCAGAACTAAAGGGTTAATGTATTCGTGTTTTAACATACCGCTTTTGTCCCGTTTATATATCCTTCTTATTTCAGACAGCGCACCTACAAGCCGCTCTAAATCACGGTATCCGTCGCCGACTGAAATATAAGCTAAGATGTTTCCTAAATCTCCGAATTCTATTTGAATATCGTATTCGTCTCTCAGTAAATCGTAAACCTCGATACCGGCAAGCCCGGTGTCAAAAGTATTTACGGAAAGTTTCGTTAAGTCATAGTCAAATACTGTATCGCCGTTAATTAGTTCCTTGCCGAATGCTAAGTAATCTCCGATCTGATTTATCTCTTCTCGTGCATATTGAGCTAATTCTGCCACCTTGGCAAAAATTTCTCTTCCTTCCATGGCAAGCCTTTTCCGTGATATATCAAGGCTTGAAAGCAGCAGGTAAGAACCGCTGGTTGTCTGTGTTAAGTTAATAATCTGGCTTACATATCTTTCGTCTATACTATTATTTAAAAGCAACAATGAGCTTTGTGTCAAGGAGCCACCGGATTTATGCATACTTACAGCAGACATATCGGCACCGGCATCCATTGCAGATATAGGGAGCCCTTTACCAAAATAAAAGTGCGTTCCGTGCGCTTCGTCTACTAAAACTTTCATACCATGGGCGTGTGCAAACTTAGTTATAGCAGTTAAGTTAGAGCAGATACCATAGTAAGTAGGGTTATTAACGAAAACGGCTTTAGCGTCTTTATTATTTATTATTGCGTTCTTAATATCGTTAAGTGACATGCCGAGGGAAATGCCAAGCCTGTTATTAATCTGTGGGTTTATATAAACTGGTTCAGCACCGGAAAGTATAAGCGAATTTATAACACTTCTGTGTACGTTTCGGGGCATGATTATCTTATCGCCCCTTTTTAAGACAGACATGATCATAGCCTGTACCGCCGAAGTGGTGCCGTTTACTATAAAAAATGCACTTTTCGCATTAAAAGCCTGTGCGGCTAAATCCTCTGCTTCCTTTATAACAGATACCGGATGGCAGAGGTTATCGAGAGGCTTCATCGAGTTTATGTCGACGGATAAACACTTAGAGCCCAGAAAATCCATAAGTTCAGGGTTCCCTTTGCCTCTTTTATGGCCGGGAACATCGAAAGGGACAACGCGCATTTTCTTAAATTTATTTAAGGCTTCCATTATCGGAGCGCGGTTTTGGTCTTTCATTTTTTCCATTCCTTAATATACGTTGCTTCCGCTAAATATTTCTATCATTTCCTGCCTTAAGCTGTTTGTGATATTAAGTCTCATTTTAGGCGGCAGCTCATAGACATCTGTATTGAAAAGATAGTTTTTAAGATCCACATCTTTTATAAGCATCTTTGTATGAAAGAGGTTAGCCTGGTACATGTTTATATCTATTGCGTCATATTCCTGAAGCGTTTTATCATTGATATAATCCTGTATAGACGTAATCTTATGATCGATAAACAGCTTTTTGCCGCTGATGTCGCGGGTAAATCCGCGGACACGGTAGTCCATCGTTATTATATCAGAATCAAAACTTCCTATCAGGTAATCAAGAGTATGAAGAGGTGTTATCTCTCCGCAGGTAGCGACGTCTATATCAACACGAAAGGTAGCTATACTTGTATCCGGGTGATATTCGGGATAGGTATGGACTGTTACATGGCTTTTATCCAGGTGCGCAACAACTGTCTCCGGTACAGGGGAATCTTCAAGGGCACACAAACGTGAGGAAACAAGCTTTTCCTCGGCTATAAGAAAAGTAACACTGGCACCTTGGGGTTCATAGTCCTGTTTTGAGATGCTCAGTACTCGTGCACCTATCATTTCCGTAACATTTTTTAAAATATTTGTCAGGCGTTCGGAGTTATACTGCTCATCTATATATGTAATATAGTCCTTCTGCTCCCGCGCGCTTTTTGCATAGCAAACATCGTAGATGTTGAAACTTAAGGATTTTGTTAAATTGTTAAAGCCATAAAGTTTTAATGTCTCGTTCATACTTATAACCCTACCTTTCCTACCCAAAATAAAAAACTCAAGTGAATGTGACAATGCTATCATAAGTTCACTTGAGTTTACTTTTCTCTTTAAGATGTGGTTTATTTATACCGTTTATCCGATATTATTTATTCACAGTGTAGAGGTCAGAGTCTATATAGCAAGAATTTACTTTTACTACTCTTATTGATCGTTTCACAAGTGTTATGTGCATTTTAGACACATTGGTTTAAAGTAACCAACTTATAAAATTTGAGTTTTATTAAAACCCAATCAATAAGGCAACGAAAGTTGCCAAAATCGGCATTTGACCCGGCTGTCCGTATGGCCATATATTTCTATACACTTATTTTAGAGATAGAAATGGTCAAAATATTCTTTGCTTAGTTTATTATCAATAAACTAGTAAGGCTCTTTTCGCCAGTACGCATAATTATATTGCATATCTATCTAATTGTCAATATGGATTTGTTTTTACAAAGTTAACTTATTATAGTAATTCGCTGCTTTA is part of the Eubacteriales bacterium genome and harbors:
- a CDS encoding saccharopine dehydrogenase family protein, coding for MGKALIIGCGGVASVAIHKCCQISDVFEEILIASRTKSKCDALKEKLKGSKTKISTRKVDADNVPELIKLINEFKPDIVMNLALPYQDLTIMDACLATKTNYLDTANYEPLDTAKFEYKWQWAYRERFQQAGITALLGSGFDPGVTSVFSAYAQKHYFDEINYIDILDANAGDHGYPFATNFNPEINIREVSAKGSYWENGKWIETEPMEIKRVYNFPEIGKKDMYLLHHEELESLALNIRGIKRIRFFMTFSQNYLTHLKCLENVGMTSIVPIEFEGKEIVPLQFLKAVLPDPASLGPRTKGKTNIGCIFKGIKDGKERTYYLYNVCDHQECYREVGSQAISYTTGVPAMIGAMMIITGKWNKPGVHNIEEFDPDPFMDALNKWGLPWKESFDPELVD
- the speB gene encoding agmatinase produces the protein MSKNIQTFLGCDNEYSKSNIVLFGAPFDSTASYRPGARFASRVMRAESYSIETFSPYQDLDLEDIKVFDAGDLDLCFGNTVLALNDIEKFTQTLILSGKLPLMIGGEHLVTLGAVRAFVKKYPDLHIIHFDAHADLRDDYLGEKLSHATVLRRIWELTGDNKIFQFGIRSGDKSEFEWAARHVSMQKFDFSGLCDLILKLSGKPVYLTIDLDILDPSVFPGTGTPEAGGVSFLELLDAILKVSSLNIVGCDLNELSPTYDQSGASTAVALKVLRELILAISKK
- a CDS encoding metal-dependent transcriptional regulator, translated to MHESGENYLETILILKQAHSKVRSIDIAKKLNYAKPSISRAVSILKKNKLITVNGDGSIDFTPEGEKKANEIYDRHCQIAEFLMKTLGLDSDTAHADSCRIEHIISQETFSKIKKYLNEHK
- a CDS encoding heavy metal-associated domain-containing protein, whose product is MEKTLVIEGMSCSHCSDRVEKALNAIKGVSAKVDLNNKLARLEVDENVDMDEVVNAVIDAGYSVAAVK
- a CDS encoding FtsX-like permease family protein gives rise to the protein MKKTYSKNIFREVKGSFSRFLAILAIVALGTGFLAGLMATAPDMKISVDSYYRELNMMDLRIVSTMGLTQGDVSAVSNVAGVEATMPSYTLDALVSNNSNETMAARIHSLPDDTSEDNEGYQNRVVLKSGRMPENAGECVLREQSVQSFEINIGDTLTLSDQNDNLDSFNTKTFTVVGTVDSSYYMSAETETTDIGNGSIGIIIFTTEDAFNLSCYTEIYVTASGTQDIYAFTEGYDDLIDRLKDNIENIKGSREKTRYTEILDEANAKLSDAKEKYNEAKEKSDTELNSAKKKLDAAEAEIETQENTLDENEASLLSVKEELNNNISDFNEKTASLKNLAELKQQLDLLKPDAESLIALQESGTALTEEQQAIVDNYQQLKATYDAAVSSLTSEEIALISDETALNQMIDTTNAQFDASEKQIEEGLSQIETGREELNDAKDELNESKAQYNNAELEAKRELDTALNEINQAQEDIDNIEMPEWYILDRNSNVSYVSFSGNTEKIAAIATVFPIMFFLVAALVSLTTMTRMVDEQRMQIGTLKALGLSNGSVILKYVLYAGVASIVGSVIGLALGFWILPSVIWTTYDMMYVLPELKVEFHLQYALIASIAAIACTTGATVLACLSNLSECPSMLMLPRAPKAGKRVFLEYIKPLWRAFNFKQKITARNILRYKRRFFMTIIGVAGCCALLLTGFGLKDSIKDIVTNQFNDIFKYNLVIGLDDGTETPNELKTILEDEDITSDYLYFSQQSANADNNGVEKELYLIVPSDDSKLEDFITFKHRTDNGEVSFGDDDTVIVTEKFAEQLGLSAGDTFEITNSDDESATFTVGGITENYVRNYVYMTQDCYENAYNTSLNYSMIMAKSTADTDEARDKESTQLLKIDDVSSVQFTADISKSFKDILESIDYVVLVLIISAGMLAFIVLYNLININISERQTEIATIKVLGFTDGEVASYIYTEAAILTIIGIILGLFLGIALHTFVVRTAEVDIIMFSREIKALSFVWSAVLTAVFSVLVGVIVYHKLKKINMVESLKAPE
- the nspC gene encoding carboxynorspermidine decarboxylase yields the protein MKLNFDLAALKTPCYIVDETLLKKNLEILKQVSDKTGAKILLAQKAFSMFFFYPLIGKYLSGTAASGLFEAKLGHEEMGKETHIFSPVYQDSEFNEIASICDHIIFNSFAQWTKFKNRALKSNAKCGIRINPECSTQSHTIYDPCAPFSRLGVTISNFREDLLDGITGLHFHTLCEQNADDLKKTLKAAEEKFGKYLYYMEWINFGGGHHITRQDYDIDTLNSCIEYFRDKYNLSVYLEPGEAVALNAGFLVSTVLETFDNGLSIAVLDTSAACHMPDVLEMPYRPDIIGSGIPNEKKYTYRLGGPTCLAGDIIGDYSFDKPLNAGDKLVFCDMAHYSMVKNNTFNGINLPSIYVVNKNGTTLIKEFGYNDFKSRLS
- a CDS encoding DUF6580 family putative transport protein, translating into MLAVPIVLTLFAILNLKETSILSLLVVLTALITFFAFFEFKHIRARDLMPIVCLTALSVAGRMIFVAIPNFKPVLAIAIIAGICFSRESGFLVGALSALISNMFLGQGVWTPWQMYAWGMVGYLAGVLNDSGFFKKNLYIYIFSVMAAMLSNFLLNTWYIFSFITPITIKSALAAYALALPFDISFAVSSLFFLILILVPWKNRLFRIKQKYDIMNKNTF
- a CDS encoding ABC transporter ATP-binding protein, translated to MKDFVTFNKVSKFYTMGENRIAAANKVTFSIDKGEFVVIVGHSGAGKTTVLNMLGGMDTCDEGDITVDGNVISYYNQKQLIFYRRYEVGFVFQFYNLIQNLTAIENVELAAELCKEPLNAKETLEKVGLKDRLNNFPAQLSGGEQQRVAIARALAKNPKILLCDEPTGALDYLTGKTILKLLQDTCREMGKTVIVITHNQAITGMADRIIKIKSGEVKDIIINENPLSVERIEW